A genomic segment from Desulfurella amilsii encodes:
- the cas2 gene encoding CRISPR-associated endonuclease Cas2 has product MYIIAVYDICTIDSAGQTRLVKTMKTFRKYLHHTQKSVFEGELSESKFKSLIIEVKKNINDKEDYLIFYRIDNKNNCKRECFGKDNERINTII; this is encoded by the coding sequence ATGTATATCATTGCGGTATATGATATTTGCACTATTGATTCAGCAGGCCAAACTAGATTGGTAAAAACGATGAAAACATTTAGGAAATATTTACACCATACTCAGAAATCTGTATTTGAAGGTGAGCTAAGTGAGTCAAAATTTAAATCTTTAATAATAGAAGTCAAAAAAAATATAAATGATAAAGAAGATTATTTGATTTTTTATAGAATAGACAATAAAAATAACTGCAAAAGAGAGTGTTTTGGGAAAGACAATGAGCGTATAAATACTATCATTTAA
- the cas1b gene encoding type I-B CRISPR-associated endonuclease Cas1b, translating to MRNYYIFKSGRIKKQDNSIIFEYTEDGVEKKIPIPIVDIDSIYLFGEIDINNKLINFLSQNNIMIHFFNYYGFYTGTFYPKEFLLSGDLLVKQVLHYYSNKKRIELAKEFVLGAIYGAILNLKRYKEKIDNEIDELQNLIKSIEEQHSISMIMGVEGNAKEIYYNAFPKIINQKIEFKKRVKNPPDNMMNALISFTNSLIYSSVLKEIYKTQLNPTIAYLHEPSTRRFSLSLDISEIFKPIFGDRLIFTLLNDGVLKQSHFDKDLNFAYLKEEGRKIAVKAFEDKLNTTFHHKGLGRVVSYRKLIRLELYKLIKHLMNEEKYRSLNFWW from the coding sequence ATGCGTAATTATTATATTTTTAAAAGTGGCAGAATTAAAAAACAGGATAATTCAATTATCTTTGAATATACAGAAGATGGTGTCGAAAAAAAAATTCCAATACCTATAGTCGATATAGATTCAATATATCTATTTGGCGAAATTGATATAAATAATAAGCTAATTAATTTTTTGTCTCAAAATAACATAATGATTCATTTTTTTAATTATTATGGATTTTATACAGGGACTTTTTATCCAAAAGAATTTTTGCTCTCTGGTGATCTGCTTGTTAAACAAGTTTTACATTATTATTCTAATAAGAAAAGAATAGAGTTAGCTAAAGAATTTGTACTAGGTGCTATATATGGAGCTATTTTAAATCTTAAAAGATATAAAGAAAAAATTGACAACGAAATAGATGAATTACAAAACCTGATTAAAAGCATCGAAGAGCAGCACAGTATTTCTATGATAATGGGCGTAGAAGGAAACGCAAAAGAAATCTATTATAATGCTTTTCCTAAAATAATAAATCAAAAAATAGAATTTAAAAAAAGAGTCAAAAATCCACCAGATAATATGATGAACGCTCTTATTTCTTTTACTAATAGTCTTATTTATAGCTCAGTGTTAAAAGAAATTTATAAAACCCAATTAAATCCAACGATCGCATATTTACACGAACCAAGCACAAGAAGATTTTCTTTATCACTTGATATAAGCGAAATTTTTAAGCCGATTTTTGGCGATAGGCTAATTTTTACTTTACTAAACGATGGAGTTTTAAAGCAAAGCCATTTTGATAAAGACCTAAATTTTGCTTATTTAAAAGAAGAAGGAAGAAAAATTGCAGTTAAGGCTTTTGAAGATAAATTGAATACTACCTTTCACCATAAAGGGTTGGGCAGAGTAGTAAGCTATAGAAAATTAATTAGGCTTGAGCTTTACAAGCTCATAAAACATCTTATGAATGAAGAAAAGTACCGAAGTTTAAATTTTTGGTGGTGA
- the cas4 gene encoding CRISPR-associated protein Cas4 codes for MERKSIFITATQINYFFVCKRKLWLFSHNITMEHNSELVELGSLLHKDSYKKRRKEIEFDGIKIDFFEKNKALIHEVKKSTAIEKSHIWQIKYYLYRLKELGINVEGKIDYPLQKKTESISLSDTDEMVISNIISKLKQILKEPLPPQKIAQKICKKCSYYEFCYA; via the coding sequence ATGGAAAGAAAATCTATTTTTATTACAGCTACTCAAATAAATTATTTTTTTGTGTGCAAACGAAAATTGTGGTTATTTTCTCACAATATTACAATGGAACACAATAGCGAATTGGTTGAGTTAGGAAGTTTGCTTCATAAGGATTCTTATAAGAAAAGACGTAAAGAAATAGAATTTGATGGTATTAAAATAGATTTTTTTGAAAAAAACAAAGCACTAATTCACGAAGTTAAAAAAAGCACTGCAATAGAAAAATCTCATATATGGCAAATTAAATATTATCTTTACCGTTTAAAAGAATTAGGTATTAATGTAGAAGGTAAAATAGATTATCCATTGCAGAAAAAAACAGAAAGCATATCATTAAGCGATACTGACGAAATGGTAATTTCAAATATTATTTCTAAATTAAAACAGATACTCAAAGAACCATTGCCACCGCAGAAAATCGCCCAAAAAATTTGTAAAAAATGCAGTTATTATGAGTTTTGCTATGCGTAA
- a CDS encoding CRISPR-associated helicase/endonuclease Cas3, whose protein sequence is MEKLLDKYYAKSDPPITIFQHNEDLKYRFRQLEPYLPEDKVKRYKDIIYKIIEYHDFGKINKKFQNKIKNGKKEQGEMPHEWLSIAFIDKKLENWLKTFNDDNINFYTLFCYIIANHHTRNKELLVDLAAKLKDAIIKDIPEDIPEDMLDTDYDINKDFNEKVNEYFTNYFTDLIFLKGILHKCDYSASAGIDVEQRYIGNYQTDFINGLKSKNITLKPFQSNAKNLSDKNVILVASTGMGKTEYSMSWINGNKVFYLLGIKIAVNAMYERFKNFFNNNVSLLHGDINYQLLDETDGEKDYEFKLAKIRQFSYPVTIATADQLITSVFKFNGFELHYLTASYSKIIVDEIQSFSPETIACIVVFLQEVSRLGAKFLIMSATIPPFIKDEFQKIACLEEPQLSEERRHKIEIKDYFIENYDFSSVDFNNKKVLIICNTVKKAQSIYEKLKERSVEANLLHARFTKLDKARKEKDILKFANSNNTGVWITTQIVEASLDIDFDLLLTECSTIDSMLQRFGRCYRKRDYCKITPNILIFRYDDISKKIYDAELLERTHKALSKYNGSLLTEKQKQEMINEVFSDIESTKYYQSYSDYKQLLKSGFRTGKVESQELFRKITNEYTVIPEPVYKSNETLINEYISNIDSSKGIKRLEQKEKLFNYCIELHYTELQVFNKHRLLPITIKSNFLRNSGIKILTGVSYDDKEGLKFINDSEKIDNVI, encoded by the coding sequence ATGGAAAAATTGCTTGATAAATACTATGCAAAATCAGACCCACCTATTACAATTTTTCAACACAACGAAGATTTAAAATACAGGTTTCGTCAATTAGAGCCATATTTACCAGAAGACAAAGTTAAGCGATACAAGGATATAATTTATAAAATTATAGAGTATCATGATTTTGGTAAAATTAATAAAAAGTTTCAAAATAAAATCAAAAATGGCAAAAAAGAGCAAGGAGAGATGCCACATGAGTGGTTGAGCATCGCCTTCATTGATAAAAAACTTGAAAATTGGCTTAAAACATTTAATGATGATAACATTAATTTCTATACTCTTTTTTGTTATATAATTGCAAATCATCACACAAGAAACAAAGAACTTTTAGTAGATTTAGCAGCTAAGCTAAAAGATGCAATTATCAAGGATATACCGGAAGATATACCGGAAGATATGTTGGATACCGATTATGACATAAATAAAGATTTTAATGAGAAAGTGAATGAGTATTTTACTAATTATTTTACTGATTTGATTTTTTTGAAAGGTATTTTGCATAAATGCGACTACAGTGCTTCTGCCGGAATTGATGTAGAGCAACGGTATATAGGAAATTACCAAACAGATTTTATAAATGGGTTGAAATCTAAAAATATCACATTGAAGCCATTTCAATCTAATGCCAAAAATTTATCTGATAAAAATGTTATCTTAGTTGCATCTACGGGTATGGGCAAAACAGAATATTCTATGAGTTGGATAAACGGAAACAAGGTTTTTTATTTGCTTGGCATAAAAATTGCTGTAAATGCGATGTACGAAAGGTTTAAGAATTTTTTTAATAACAATGTATCGCTTTTACATGGGGATATAAATTATCAATTACTTGATGAAACAGATGGTGAAAAAGATTATGAGTTTAAGCTTGCTAAAATAAGGCAATTTAGTTACCCAGTAACAATTGCTACCGCAGACCAGTTAATTACAAGCGTATTTAAATTCAACGGTTTTGAACTGCACTATCTAACGGCTAGTTATTCGAAAATTATTGTTGATGAAATACAAAGTTTTAGTCCGGAAACAATTGCTTGTATTGTAGTATTTTTGCAAGAGGTTTCGCGGCTTGGTGCAAAATTTTTGATTATGAGCGCAACAATACCGCCTTTTATAAAAGATGAATTTCAAAAAATCGCGTGCCTTGAAGAGCCTCAATTATCAGAAGAAAGAAGGCATAAAATTGAGATTAAAGATTACTTTATTGAAAATTACGATTTTTCAAGTGTAGATTTCAATAATAAAAAGGTTTTAATCATTTGCAATACAGTTAAAAAAGCTCAGTCGATTTACGAAAAATTAAAAGAAAGAAGCGTTGAAGCAAACTTGCTTCATGCGCGTTTTACTAAGTTAGATAAAGCAAGAAAAGAAAAGGATATATTAAAGTTTGCAAATAGTAATAATACTGGTGTATGGATAACAACACAAATAGTAGAGGCAAGTCTTGATATTGATTTTGATTTATTATTAACTGAATGTTCTACTATAGATAGTATGTTACAGAGATTTGGTAGATGCTATAGAAAAAGAGACTATTGTAAAATAACTCCAAATATTTTAATCTTTCGATATGATGATATCTCCAAAAAAATTTATGATGCTGAATTACTTGAAAGAACACATAAAGCGCTTTCCAAATACAATGGCTCATTATTAACAGAAAAACAAAAGCAAGAAATGATAAATGAAGTGTTTAGTGATATTGAATCTACAAAATATTATCAATCGTATAGTGATTATAAGCAACTTTTAAAAAGTGGCTTTAGGACAGGTAAAGTCGAGTCTCAAGAGTTATTTAGAAAAATTACAAATGAATATACAGTTATACCTGAACCCGTTTACAAGAGTAACGAAACCTTAATAAATGAATATATTAGTAATATAGATTCAAGTAAAGGCATAAAGAGACTGGAGCAAAAAGAGAAGCTATTCAATTATTGCATTGAGTTACATTACACTGAGTTACAAGTTTTTAATAAACATAGGCTTTTACCAATTACAATTAAAAGCAATTTTTTAAGGAATAGTGGAATCAAAATACTTACTGGTGTTAGTTACGATGATAAAGAAGGGTTGAAATTTATCAATGATTCAGAAAAAATAGACAACGTCATATAA
- the cas5 gene encoding CRISPR-associated protein Cas5, with product MVTLKLQLYQNMVNYRKENSFGYIQSYPLPTPSMVRGMAHSLLDLKEYKPLKISIQGSFDSVCVNMQKIIKFDRNRPSNPYRVTIGTSKKTALNGILFVDSLVDCKIILHIAFDDEGLTKKLYEKARTNTVILGRNEDIARVDLERSKLVEIRQKDEIRLKYPIYLDKRTALKNQVVGTHYRLPFCYESVQNFNDLRIFKFVDCVYVSSETRLDNFYIDDDEDVVCFLEVS from the coding sequence ATGGTTACTTTAAAACTGCAATTGTACCAAAATATGGTGAACTATCGGAAGGAAAATAGTTTTGGTTATATTCAAAGCTACCCATTACCAACACCATCTATGGTTAGGGGTATGGCTCATAGTTTATTAGACTTAAAAGAATATAAGCCACTCAAAATATCCATACAGGGTAGTTTTGATAGTGTGTGCGTAAATATGCAAAAGATCATAAAATTTGATAGGAACCGGCCAAGCAACCCATACAGAGTGACTATTGGCACTTCAAAAAAAACAGCTCTCAATGGTATATTGTTTGTGGATAGTTTAGTTGATTGCAAAATTATCTTGCATATAGCTTTTGATGATGAAGGATTAACTAAAAAGTTATACGAAAAAGCACGCACTAATACTGTAATATTAGGCAGAAACGAAGACATAGCAAGGGTTGATCTTGAAAGATCAAAATTAGTTGAAATTAGACAAAAAGATGAAATTAGGTTAAAATACCCAATATATTTAGATAAGCGAACTGCTTTAAAAAATCAGGTAGTTGGCACACATTATAGATTGCCATTTTGTTACGAGAGTGTACAAAATTTTAATGACCTGCGTATTTTTAAGTTTGTAGATTGCGTGTATGTATCATCAGAAACAAGATTAGATAATTTTTATATTGATGATGATGAAGACGTTGTTTGCTTCTTGGAGGTTTCATAA
- the cas7i gene encoding type I-B CRISPR-associated protein Cas7/Cst2/DevR → MNNGYLHCSIIFKASNLNYGESIGNILSLKKLTVEEKTFSYISRQALRYDIVRILDEECRYGKAEVDKAKGVIQFTEGSTIDKYPEIDFFGYMKTEKKSQQQPNKQYQEEAKTKIRKAVVRLTDAVSLEPFYSEMDFSTNMGLASRKNLDNDIYQSEIHKSYYTYSITIDLDKVGIDENYKKPNLNKEEKIKRLNALLYAIKVLNRDIKGKRENLSPLFIIGGIYTSGNPFFYNQIKLLFSKDGISINDQIINSVLEITMFNGDPVRDKTYLGFLEGHFNNVDKISIENDRKTTIEKFFESLKNNIANYYGD, encoded by the coding sequence ATGAATAATGGTTATTTACATTGCAGTATAATTTTTAAAGCGTCCAATTTAAACTATGGTGAAAGTATAGGAAATATATTATCTCTCAAAAAATTAACAGTCGAAGAAAAAACATTTTCTTATATTAGTAGGCAAGCTTTAAGGTACGATATCGTTAGAATTTTAGATGAAGAGTGTAGATATGGTAAAGCTGAAGTGGATAAAGCTAAAGGCGTTATTCAGTTTACAGAAGGATCAACGATTGATAAATATCCAGAAATAGATTTTTTTGGCTATATGAAAACCGAAAAGAAAAGTCAACAACAACCAAATAAACAATATCAAGAAGAAGCTAAAACAAAAATTAGGAAAGCAGTAGTAAGGCTTACTGATGCAGTTAGTCTGGAACCATTTTATAGTGAGATGGATTTTTCTACAAATATGGGCCTTGCAAGCAGGAAAAACCTAGATAATGATATTTATCAATCTGAAATCCATAAAAGCTACTATACATACAGCATTACTATTGACTTAGATAAAGTTGGTATTGATGAAAACTATAAAAAACCTAACCTTAACAAAGAAGAGAAGATAAAAAGGTTAAACGCACTGTTATATGCTATTAAAGTGCTAAACAGAGATATAAAAGGCAAGAGAGAAAACCTATCTCCATTATTTATTATTGGTGGTATATATACAAGTGGCAACCCATTTTTTTATAACCAGATAAAACTGCTTTTTTCTAAAGATGGTATTTCAATAAATGATCAAATTATCAACTCTGTTTTAGAAATAACAATGTTTAATGGCGATCCAGTTAGAGACAAGACCTATTTAGGTTTTTTAGAAGGACATTTCAATAATGTTGATAAAATAAGTATCGAAAATGATAGAAAAACTACGATAGAAAAGTTTTTTGAATCGTTAAAAAATAATATAGCAAATTATTACGGGGATTAA
- the cas8a1 gene encoding type I-B CRISPR-associated protein Cas8b1/Cst1, which yields MKEKVFLRDWYYNAGIIGFLKIICNGDFDKLEDFGDKLHIDENYIEFDLEILDNFKEKLYEQLFLKYFDLNQYQSYINKALKDNEALKDKKDKQNPLITRNIDKYPFQGLYESLGHKLETYDDLVSYQKTINEYTKERIYDETKTTDFITDFVKKVTKGIIGLSNLEKYLKDARDNSFKLEKDSDKPCISCQIRKRKFEFNNAISNIIGFNKDNANWIWGFNSTKVQLCSICSLIYLSASVSLIFHKKGGNYINCFYFINNNRNISRLKESYIEFEKQVNSIKTQEIYPIMVKEAVKFTKQEQAAKSLQNISFIESQENNMSGQSTKNYNVYSFSLTSKLAEFIDNNIDKIPTGSYTNKNNYFDIEYEVLRKTIEKKLYYDDINRYLRMYLSSKNKNTNLNFKADDINKVVNYILKYITYMLKGGVNVDLEKISKTGYVNGKKLRNKLSKEGRENQINGFVYQFLNDLRVGDKDRFLDKYLRISISNELELYFGLEEMNNKEAFLHFGYSFLNGLLYQQNNSTKENENE from the coding sequence ATGAAGGAAAAAGTTTTTTTGAGAGATTGGTATTACAACGCAGGCATTATAGGTTTTTTAAAAATCATCTGCAATGGAGATTTTGATAAATTAGAAGATTTTGGTGATAAATTGCATATTGATGAAAATTACATTGAGTTTGATTTAGAAATTCTTGATAATTTTAAAGAGAAACTTTATGAACAACTTTTTTTGAAATACTTTGATCTAAATCAATATCAAAGTTATATCAATAAAGCATTAAAAGATAATGAAGCATTAAAAGATAAAAAAGATAAACAAAATCCCTTAATCACAAGAAATATAGATAAATATCCATTTCAAGGCTTATATGAGTCTTTAGGTCATAAATTAGAAACTTACGATGATCTTGTAAGTTATCAAAAAACAATAAATGAATATACAAAAGAGCGGATTTACGATGAAACAAAAACAACAGATTTTATTACTGATTTTGTTAAAAAAGTCACAAAAGGAATAATAGGACTTTCAAATTTAGAAAAATACTTAAAAGATGCAAGAGACAACTCATTTAAATTGGAAAAAGATTCCGATAAGCCTTGTATATCATGCCAAATAAGAAAAAGAAAATTTGAGTTTAATAATGCAATATCAAATATTATAGGTTTTAATAAAGATAATGCTAATTGGATTTGGGGTTTTAATAGTACAAAAGTTCAACTTTGCTCTATTTGTTCACTTATTTATTTAAGCGCAAGCGTAAGTTTAATATTTCACAAAAAAGGCGGTAATTATATCAATTGTTTTTACTTTATAAACAATAACAGAAATATTTCCAGATTAAAAGAAAGCTATATAGAGTTCGAAAAACAAGTTAATTCAATAAAAACCCAAGAAATATATCCTATTATGGTGAAAGAGGCGGTTAAATTTACCAAGCAAGAACAAGCAGCTAAATCGTTGCAAAATATTTCGTTCATTGAAAGTCAAGAAAATAATATGAGTGGACAGAGTACAAAAAATTACAATGTCTATTCTTTTTCTTTAACTAGCAAACTTGCAGAATTTATTGATAATAATATTGATAAAATACCAACGGGTTCTTATACTAACAAAAATAACTATTTTGATATTGAATATGAAGTTTTAAGAAAAACAATAGAGAAAAAACTCTATTATGACGATATTAATAGATATTTAAGAATGTATCTTTCATCTAAAAATAAAAATACCAATTTGAATTTTAAGGCAGATGATATAAATAAAGTAGTAAACTATATTTTGAAATATATTACTTATATGTTAAAAGGAGGTGTTAATGTGGATTTAGAAAAAATATCTAAAACAGGTTATGTAAATGGTAAAAAACTTAGAAACAAACTTAGCAAAGAAGGAAGAGAAAACCAGATTAATGGTTTTGTTTATCAGTTTTTAAATGACTTAAGAGTAGGGGATAAAGATAGATTTTTAGATAAGTATCTTAGAATTTCTATATCAAATGAGTTAGAGTTGTATTTTGGTTTAGAAGAAATGAATAACAAGGAAGCTTTTTTACATTTCGGTTATAGTTTTCTAAATGGACTTTTGTACCAACAAAATAATTCAACCAAGGAGAATGAAAATGAATAA
- the cas6 gene encoding CRISPR-associated endoribonuclease Cas6 yields the protein MIVRFKISLLNCTKIPATYRKNFVSLIKEAFNQSGNKEIKDLNLSAKPKPFTFSLKFLIKNFSDGQLELKDNVFDFYFSTNDYLILMSVYNFMISRLSTYNIFQNCKNTLIKAMLLSKAKIDKDYVVFKTLSPIVVRDMINKNGNKTLKFSDEKFVDNLQLSIKSLIKTFKNQYIDQSSIFIKVLKMKSDNINSFGSNKNLYGLYVNSGLIELSLKSEYLQLLYDIGIGAKRSQGFGMVEKIL from the coding sequence TTGATAGTTAGATTTAAAATTAGTCTATTAAATTGCACTAAAATTCCTGCAACATACCGTAAAAATTTTGTTTCATTAATTAAAGAGGCTTTTAACCAGAGTGGAAACAAAGAAATAAAGGATCTAAACTTAAGCGCCAAACCAAAACCTTTTACATTTTCTTTAAAATTTTTAATAAAAAATTTTAGCGATGGGCAATTAGAGCTTAAAGATAATGTATTTGATTTTTATTTTTCGACAAATGATTATCTAATTTTAATGTCAGTTTATAACTTTATGATAAGCCGTTTAAGTACCTATAATATTTTTCAAAATTGCAAGAATACTCTGATTAAAGCAATGTTATTAAGTAAAGCTAAAATTGATAAAGATTACGTTGTCTTTAAAACCCTAAGCCCAATAGTGGTACGAGATATGATAAATAAAAATGGCAATAAGACCTTAAAATTTAGCGATGAAAAATTTGTTGATAACCTTCAACTTTCAATAAAAAGTTTAATAAAAACTTTTAAAAATCAATACATTGATCAAAGCAGCATTTTCATTAAAGTATTAAAAATGAAATCAGATAACATAAATAGCTTTGGCAGCAATAAAAACCTTTACGGCCTATATGTAAATAGCGGTTTAATTGAATTAAGTTTAAAGTCGGAATACTTACAGCTTTTGTATGATATAGGTATTGGTGCAAAAAGAAGTCAAGGTTTTGGTATGGTGGAGAAAATTTTATGA
- a CDS encoding ABC transporter substrate-binding protein, which translates to MKKLFLVLFVLLIFLPKAWSSTITVYNFGKKVEINNTKRFVVLFPQALPFVFMINAQDGLVGYPGMGRDAMPYFSGQLILKKMPSFKQKVADVGYPFGPSIEKIVSLKPGFIVNVNMQANNEQFKKLGIPVIAFSACFGNLNDLYESIKSLGEATNHAKEAQNLISYYKNTVSFVGNHLKDIKEKPKVLYLSYQGPQGNKLTSGGQFDTLVNDIIQKAGGISVSKNVKGKFGQISKEDILKWNPQYIFLGTGNQKAISDIYHDKDLHFVSAVVHKKVFLVPQDSGGLYSNWFAPEKAPLGLLWCAKILHTKHFESLDLKAQAQYYYKTFWGINLNQIHINWQEN; encoded by the coding sequence GTGAAAAAACTTTTTTTAGTTCTATTTGTCCTGTTGATTTTTTTGCCAAAGGCTTGGTCTAGCACAATAACTGTTTATAATTTTGGGAAAAAAGTTGAAATTAACAATACAAAGAGGTTTGTTGTGCTATTTCCGCAGGCTTTGCCTTTTGTATTTATGATTAATGCTCAAGATGGTCTTGTAGGTTATCCTGGCATGGGTAGGGATGCTATGCCCTATTTTAGTGGTCAGCTAATTTTAAAAAAAATGCCAAGTTTTAAGCAAAAAGTTGCTGATGTAGGCTATCCCTTTGGCCCCAGTATCGAGAAAATTGTATCCCTAAAGCCAGGATTTATAGTAAATGTAAATATGCAGGCAAACAACGAACAATTTAAAAAATTGGGTATACCTGTTATAGCTTTTAGTGCTTGCTTTGGCAATTTAAACGATTTATATGAAAGTATAAAAAGTCTAGGCGAGGCAACAAACCATGCAAAAGAAGCTCAAAACCTAATTTCTTATTATAAAAATACCGTCAGTTTTGTAGGAAATCATCTAAAGGATATTAAAGAAAAGCCCAAAGTGCTTTATTTAAGCTATCAAGGACCTCAAGGTAATAAGCTTACCTCTGGTGGCCAATTTGATACACTGGTGAACGACATTATCCAAAAGGCTGGTGGCATTAGTGTATCTAAAAATGTAAAGGGTAAATTTGGTCAAATATCAAAAGAAGACATTCTTAAATGGAACCCTCAATATATTTTTTTGGGTACAGGAAACCAAAAAGCTATAAGCGATATTTATCATGATAAGGATTTGCATTTTGTAAGCGCTGTGGTGCACAAAAAAGTATTTTTAGTACCTCAAGATAGTGGAGGTCTTTATTCTAATTGGTTTGCGCCAGAGAAAGCCCCACTTGGCTTGCTGTGGTGTGCTAAAATCCTGCATACCAAACATTTTGAATCACTTGATTTAAAAGCTCAAGCACAATACTATTACAAAACTTTTTGGGGTATAAATTTAAATCAAATCCATATTAACTGGCAGGAAAATTGA
- a CDS encoding FecCD family ABC transporter permease encodes MKNTYLILLSIITIVVSLGIGPYRIAPIDIVKCLVEPKNSVNTTIVWDIRLPRVLFAFFVGAGLSVAGSAYQAMFKNPLVSPDILGVSSGAAFGAALAILVFNHFYFVQIFAFAFGLIAVYTAYFLAKSKYGLPILNLVISGIIIGSFFSALLGIIKYLADPNNQLPQIVFWLMGSFANVSFSAWGAFVVIALCVLLLYLLRWQLNIVAFGDDEAKSLGLNITLLRKLIILLSSLITAASVAIVGIVGWVGLVIPHISRLLVGSDNKKVIPTSIFVGGIFMVLMDDLARSLISGEIPIGILTSLIGAPFFAWLYKKQKHL; translated from the coding sequence TTGAAAAACACTTACTTAATTTTGCTTTCAATAATCACAATTGTGGTTTCGCTTGGCATTGGGCCTTACAGGATTGCGCCAATTGATATTGTTAAATGTTTAGTAGAGCCAAAAAACTCTGTTAATACAACAATTGTCTGGGATATTAGGCTCCCTAGAGTTTTGTTTGCTTTTTTTGTAGGAGCAGGTTTATCCGTAGCTGGAAGTGCCTATCAAGCAATGTTTAAAAACCCCCTTGTCTCGCCCGATATTTTAGGGGTCTCAAGCGGTGCCGCCTTTGGTGCCGCTTTGGCTATACTTGTGTTTAATCATTTTTATTTTGTACAAATTTTTGCTTTTGCATTTGGCCTGATAGCAGTATATACAGCTTATTTTCTTGCAAAATCAAAATACGGTTTGCCAATTCTAAACCTCGTAATATCGGGAATTATCATTGGCTCTTTTTTTTCTGCCCTTTTGGGTATAATAAAATACCTTGCAGATCCAAATAATCAATTACCACAAATAGTTTTTTGGCTAATGGGCAGTTTTGCAAATGTAAGTTTTAGCGCATGGGGCGCATTTGTAGTAATAGCATTATGCGTATTGCTTTTATATCTGCTTAGGTGGCAATTAAATATTGTTGCTTTTGGTGATGATGAAGCAAAATCTTTAGGTTTAAATATTACATTATTAAGGAAACTAATCATACTTTTATCGTCTCTAATTACAGCAGCAAGTGTCGCTATTGTTGGTATTGTTGGATGGGTTGGGCTTGTGATACCGCACATATCCAGACTTCTCGTAGGCAGTGATAATAAAAAAGTTATACCAACAAGTATATTTGTGGGCGGTATCTTTATGGTTTTAATGGATGATTTAGCGCGGAGTTTAATTTCTGGTGAGATACCCATTGGTATTTTAACCTCTTTAATTGGCGCGCCATTTTTTGCATGGCTTTACAAAAAACAAAAACACTTATGA